One genomic region from Patagioenas fasciata isolate bPatFas1 chromosome 24, bPatFas1.hap1, whole genome shotgun sequence encodes:
- the LOC136111509 gene encoding LOW QUALITY PROTEIN: myelin protein zero-like protein 2 (The sequence of the model RefSeq protein was modified relative to this genomic sequence to represent the inferred CDS: deleted 2 bases in 1 codon): MIATRKCKGIWEAEEINLTLNNLSARSGKENSRCLAGEAQRKESALLCGEGFGKLVFHPVVKNLQGFSLSVERGRAVPMRVPTWPGGTAALALGVQLRVLWLAAAVEVHTSKEVAAVNGTNLRLKCTFSSSSPISQHLSVTWNFQPEDLSSPEPVFYYLKEPYRPSTGRFKERVTWDGNIARHDVSIFIWNLQPTDNGTFTCQVKNPPDFHGTIGEVRLRVVQKVHFSEIHFLAVAIGSACALMIIVVTVVIICRHHRKKAQEKKIEVADTELREKENLKSTEEKEASPLED, from the exons ATGATTGCAACACGAAAGTGCAAAGGAATATGGGAGGCAGAAGAAATTAACCTTACCTTGAACAAT CTCTCTGCCCGGAGCGGGAAGGAGAACTCGCGTTGCCTCGCAGGGGAAGCTCAGAGGAAGGAATCCGCTCTGCTGTGCGGGGAAGGCTTTGGGAAACTCGTCTTTCATCCCGTTGTGAAGAACCTGCAGGGATTTTCTCTCTCCGTGGAGCGCGGACGTGCGGTCCCGATGCGCGTCCCCACCTGGCCGGGTGGTACAGCTGCGCTGGCCCTTGGGGTGCAGCTCCGAG TGCTGTGGCTTGCGGCGGCCGTGGAGGTTCACACTTCCAAGGAGGTGGCCGCTGTGAACGGCACGAACCTGCGGTTAAAATGCaccttttccagcagcagccCTATTAGCCAGCACCTGTCAGTAACCTGGAACTTCCAGCCCGAGGACCTGAGCTCTCCTGAGCCC GTATTTTATTACCTGAAGGAGCCCTACAGGCCATCCACTGGACGGTTTAAAGAGCGCGTCACTTGGGACGGGAATATTGCGCGTCACGATGTTTCCATCTTTATCTGGAATTTGCAGCCCACTGACAACGGGACGTTCACTTGCCAGGTGAAGAACCCGCCCGATTTTCACGGCACGATTGGTGAAGTGCGACTCAGAGTTGTGCAGAAAG TGCACTTCTCAGAAATCCACTTCCTGGCCGTGGCCATCGGGTCTGCTTGTGCTCTGATGATCATCGTGGTGACAGTTGTGATTATCTGTCGACACCATCGGAAGAAAGCTCAGGAGAAGAAGATCGAGGTGGCAGACACTGAACT TAGAGAAAAGGAGAACCTGAAGAGTACAGAAGAAAAGGAAGCCAGTCCATTGGAAGACTAG